The following proteins are encoded in a genomic region of Sulfurimonas sp. HSL3-7:
- a CDS encoding Fur family transcriptional regulator, with protein MQFSELLRENTLKVTPQRMAILYAIEKAGHIDIDRLYDVIHAAYANISLATVYKNINQMYEKGILEVINVPKQKLCYEIAKEPHVHLACDICGSIIDMHQCLDQLIDSAEAKSGYRLEHSTVVLNGVCPDCQTKTS; from the coding sequence ATGCAATTTAGCGAATTGTTAAGAGAAAACACTTTAAAAGTGACGCCGCAGAGAATGGCGATACTTTACGCAATAGAGAAGGCCGGCCATATTGATATCGATCGTCTGTACGACGTCATCCATGCCGCTTATGCCAACATCTCGCTTGCCACGGTCTACAAAAACATCAACCAGATGTACGAAAAAGGTATTCTCGAAGTGATCAATGTACCGAAGCAAAAACTCTGCTATGAGATAGCCAAAGAGCCGCATGTCCATCTTGCCTGCGACATCTGCGGCAGTATCATAGACATGCACCAGTGCCTGGACCAGCTGATCGATTCGGCCGAGGCCAAAAGCGGGTACAGGCTGGAGCATTCAACCGTTGTGCTTAACGGAGTTTGTCCCGACTGTCAGACCAAAACGTCATAG
- a CDS encoding ATP-grasp domain-containing protein: protein MQKRILFLGASDDQVPAIEYAKEQGHYVITCDYLPENPGHILADESYYVSTVDKEAVLELAKTLAIDAVLAFGSDSGAPTQAYVGNKLGLPSNPYESVVTLTRKDLLRTFMKEHGFYTPVSKSFTDYDTAYRDMALFKLPVLVKPVDSSGSNGITKLETVDALKNAFDAALSFSRAKKVLIEEFFDYEGHIVDGDGFIVDGKVVFHCCGDSQRSELVNPLVFVGINIPSVMPKTRIHHATSEIQRLLTLLNIKHGPFNAEFAFDKEGNFLLLDFGPRNGGGSVPKVIRNATGVYLTKYTVDAALGSDCSDLKMKETEGFYADYLVHTLEDGVFDHIWYSEEIKKNIIAQSITAKPGEKVIRMNRTGDRIGIILLKFSSLDEMQEKTYNMEKYLRVHVKKEAN from the coding sequence ATGCAAAAACGAATTTTATTTTTGGGTGCGTCAGATGACCAGGTCCCGGCAATAGAGTATGCCAAAGAGCAGGGTCATTATGTCATTACATGTGATTATTTGCCTGAAAATCCCGGCCATATCTTGGCCGATGAATCCTACTATGTCAGTACTGTCGATAAAGAAGCGGTACTGGAGCTTGCCAAAACATTGGCCATAGATGCTGTCTTGGCCTTTGGATCAGATTCCGGTGCTCCTACTCAGGCCTATGTCGGTAACAAACTGGGTCTGCCTTCCAACCCCTATGAATCAGTAGTGACATTGACAAGAAAAGACCTGTTACGTACTTTTATGAAAGAACATGGTTTTTATACGCCTGTTTCCAAAAGCTTTACTGACTATGATACGGCTTATAGGGATATGGCTCTGTTTAAACTGCCTGTTCTCGTTAAACCCGTTGACAGTTCAGGAAGTAACGGTATCACGAAGCTCGAAACAGTGGATGCACTTAAGAACGCATTTGACGCTGCCTTGTCATTTTCAAGGGCTAAAAAAGTGCTTATTGAAGAGTTCTTTGATTATGAGGGACATATCGTCGATGGCGACGGATTTATCGTTGACGGCAAAGTTGTATTTCATTGCTGCGGTGATTCTCAAAGAAGTGAGTTAGTCAATCCTTTGGTATTCGTTGGCATCAATATTCCTTCGGTTATGCCGAAAACAAGAATCCACCATGCCACATCAGAAATTCAAAGACTCCTTACTCTGCTCAATATAAAACACGGGCCGTTTAACGCGGAGTTTGCTTTCGATAAAGAGGGTAATTTTCTACTGCTCGATTTCGGTCCCCGCAACGGTGGGGGTTCGGTGCCCAAAGTCATCCGTAATGCAACGGGTGTCTATCTCACCAAATATACCGTTGATGCTGCATTGGGGTCGGACTGTTCGGATTTGAAAATGAAAGAAACAGAAGGGTTTTACGCTGACTACCTCGTGCATACACTTGAGGATGGCGTATTTGATCATATCTGGTACAGTGAGGAGATAAAGAAAAACATTATAGCCCAATCGATTACCGCCAAACCGGGTGAGAAGGTAATCAGGATGAACCGTACAGGCGATAGAATCGGGATAATACTTCTAAAGTTTTCCTCCCTGGACGAAATGCAGGAAAAAACGTACAACATGGAAAAATATTTGAGAGTCCATGTCAAAAAAGAAGCCAATTGA
- the glyQ gene encoding glycine--tRNA ligase subunit alpha: protein MITFSDLLLKLQEFWKEQGCNIVQPYDIPAGAGTFHPATFLRSLDSQPWSVAYVAPSRRPTDGRYGENPNRLGSYYQFQALIKPSPDNIQELYLKSLEYLGLNLKEHDIRFVEDNWESPTLGAWGLGWEVWLNGMEVTQFTYFQQVGGVACDPVAVEITYGTERLAMYLQGVDSVFDIIWNENEHGKTLYRDIHKESEIEFSKYNFEVADTDMLFAEFDAKSKECKRALEAGLPLPAYDLCMAASNTFNTLDARKAVSQTERANYILQIRELSKGCAELYKSQEAERLERVKA from the coding sequence ATGATTACTTTTAGCGATCTACTTTTAAAACTTCAGGAATTTTGGAAAGAGCAGGGCTGCAACATTGTTCAGCCTTACGACATCCCTGCCGGTGCGGGTACTTTTCACCCGGCCACATTTTTACGTTCACTCGACTCCCAGCCGTGGTCGGTCGCCTATGTGGCGCCGTCGCGCCGCCCTACAGACGGCCGTTACGGCGAGAACCCGAACCGTCTCGGGAGCTACTACCAGTTCCAGGCACTGATCAAGCCGAGCCCGGACAATATCCAGGAGCTCTACCTCAAAAGCCTGGAGTACCTCGGACTCAACCTCAAAGAGCACGACATCCGTTTCGTCGAAGACAACTGGGAGTCGCCGACATTGGGCGCCTGGGGACTCGGCTGGGAAGTGTGGCTTAACGGCATGGAGGTGACGCAGTTCACCTATTTCCAGCAGGTCGGCGGCGTCGCCTGTGACCCGGTTGCGGTTGAGATTACCTACGGTACCGAGCGTCTGGCGATGTACCTGCAGGGGGTCGACTCGGTCTTTGACATCATCTGGAACGAGAACGAACACGGCAAGACCCTCTATCGCGACATCCATAAAGAGAGCGAGATCGAGTTTTCAAAATACAACTTCGAAGTGGCCGACACCGATATGCTTTTCGCTGAGTTCGATGCCAAGTCAAAAGAGTGTAAACGTGCGCTTGAGGCGGGACTGCCGCTGCCGGCCTACGACCTCTGTATGGCGGCATCAAACACCTTCAACACCCTTGATGCCCGCAAGGCAGTCTCGCAGACAGAGCGTGCCAACTACATCCTGCAGATCCGCGAACTCTCCAAAGGATGCGCAGAGCTCTACAAGAGCCAAGAAGCTGAACGCCTCGAACGCGTTAAAGCCTAA
- a CDS encoding Na+/H+ antiporter NhaC family protein, protein MALFTKRVLLSLFAGILVGEFIINTFSVVDTLQALVDLAVQLLTTPWILKTFGFIFLMGAVMHLMERSGGVNGFVYMLTHKLAVIKSDRAALLLVYAIGIVIFIESTITVLVAGSIGRPLCDARGISRAKLAYVADSTSAPVSSVLMFNGWGALMLGLITTQIGQGVMGGESVAWLMEAVILNFYALAALTVTFLVIWFKIDLGAMKTAVVKNEVGEIQENGHPMYMIVPIVMMVGGVFLFLFITGGGDILKGSGSSSIFYTMLVTLAVMGLFFVLKGIMPLKTVIKESVGGIRGMQAMVLILLFAFAIGQVTSDMHTGMYLASYVNAVLSPMWLAAAVFLLAAVMSFSTGTSWGTFSIMVPIAIPLAAAMDADMALVLGAVISGGVFGDHCSPISDTTIISSMASGCDHVEHVKTQLPYALISGTIAFLLFALFGMMR, encoded by the coding sequence ATGGCCCTGTTCACCAAACGCGTGCTGCTCTCTCTCTTTGCAGGTATCTTGGTCGGTGAGTTCATCATTAATACTTTTTCAGTTGTTGATACCTTGCAAGCTTTAGTTGATTTGGCGGTGCAGTTATTGACGACCCCGTGGATCCTTAAGACATTCGGGTTTATCTTTTTAATGGGTGCGGTGATGCACCTGATGGAACGCTCCGGCGGGGTGAACGGTTTTGTCTACATGCTTACGCATAAGTTGGCCGTGATCAAGTCCGACAGGGCAGCACTGTTGCTTGTCTATGCCATCGGCATCGTCATCTTTATCGAGAGTACGATTACCGTCTTGGTCGCAGGCAGTATCGGACGGCCGCTGTGTGATGCGCGTGGCATCTCCCGTGCCAAACTGGCCTATGTGGCCGATTCGACATCGGCACCCGTCAGTTCGGTGTTGATGTTCAACGGCTGGGGCGCACTGATGCTGGGGCTTATCACGACGCAGATAGGGCAAGGCGTTATGGGCGGTGAGAGTGTGGCGTGGCTGATGGAAGCGGTGATATTGAACTTTTATGCGCTTGCTGCGCTGACCGTGACCTTTTTGGTGATCTGGTTTAAGATCGATCTGGGTGCCATGAAAACAGCAGTTGTCAAAAACGAGGTCGGTGAGATCCAGGAAAACGGCCATCCTATGTATATGATCGTGCCGATCGTAATGATGGTCGGCGGCGTCTTTCTCTTTTTGTTTATCACAGGCGGGGGCGACATCTTAAAGGGAAGCGGTTCAAGTTCCATCTTCTATACGATGCTGGTGACTTTAGCGGTGATGGGGCTCTTTTTTGTGCTAAAAGGTATCATGCCGTTGAAAACGGTCATCAAAGAGAGCGTTGGCGGTATACGCGGGATGCAGGCTATGGTACTGATTCTCCTGTTCGCCTTTGCCATCGGGCAGGTGACCAGCGATATGCATACGGGAATGTACCTGGCCTCTTACGTCAATGCTGTTTTGAGCCCCATGTGGTTGGCCGCAGCGGTCTTTCTGCTGGCTGCGGTAATGTCCTTTTCCACCGGTACAAGCTGGGGGACGTTCAGTATCATGGTGCCGATCGCGATTCCGCTGGCTGCGGCGATGGATGCCGACATGGCCCTGGTACTGGGCGCGGTGATCTCAGGCGGGGTCTTCGGCGATCACTGTTCGCCCATCTCTGACACCACTATCATCTCTTCAATGGCATCGGGATGCGATCATGTCGAACATGTTAAAACGCAGCTGCCTTATGCGCTGATCTCCGGTACGATCGCGTTCCTGCTTTTTGCCCTCTTTGGAATGATGAGATAA
- a CDS encoding cytochrome-c peroxidase has protein sequence MKMKHLLLTFAVGATVMASPLLKEAKDNGLVAIPADKAALNKLTENPKNKMTPAKVELGKKLYFDPRLSKSGLISCNTCHNLSEGGDDGVGAAIGHNWTANPHHLNSPSVYNAVFAEKQFWDGRSPDLEDQAKGPMLAAPEMAASTEHIEAVVKSMPEYVAAFKNAYGKDVKIDFNAIAETIGLFERTLVTPSRFDDFLNGDEKALTKAEKEGLKTFIATGCTSCHTGIAIGGGMQGFAITGDFKHAKVGDFKGDANGLVKTPTLRNVTQTAPYFHNGTVWSLKEAIQEMGRIQLGVKISDKDAASIETFLKALDGRKPEIVLPILPASTEATPKPDVN, from the coding sequence TTGAAAATGAAACATCTGCTACTTACTTTTGCCGTCGGTGCGACCGTTATGGCGTCACCGCTGCTCAAAGAGGCCAAAGATAACGGTCTTGTCGCGATACCGGCCGACAAAGCAGCACTGAACAAGCTGACTGAGAACCCGAAGAACAAGATGACGCCGGCCAAGGTCGAGCTGGGCAAGAAACTTTATTTTGACCCGCGTCTTTCAAAAAGCGGTCTGATCAGCTGTAATACCTGTCACAACCTCAGTGAGGGGGGTGATGACGGTGTCGGTGCCGCGATCGGTCATAACTGGACAGCCAACCCGCACCACCTGAACTCACCGAGCGTCTACAATGCGGTATTTGCGGAGAAGCAGTTCTGGGACGGGCGCAGTCCAGACCTTGAAGACCAGGCAAAAGGGCCGATGCTTGCAGCACCGGAGATGGCAGCATCGACAGAGCACATTGAAGCAGTGGTCAAATCCATGCCGGAGTATGTAGCGGCTTTCAAAAACGCGTATGGTAAAGATGTGAAGATCGATTTCAATGCAATCGCGGAGACGATCGGTCTGTTCGAGCGTACGCTTGTAACACCGTCACGTTTCGACGACTTCCTTAACGGCGATGAAAAAGCGTTGACCAAAGCCGAAAAAGAGGGTCTCAAAACTTTTATTGCGACAGGATGTACTTCATGTCATACCGGTATTGCTATTGGCGGCGGTATGCAGGGCTTTGCGATCACAGGTGACTTTAAACACGCCAAAGTCGGTGACTTTAAAGGGGATGCCAACGGCCTTGTTAAAACCCCGACATTGCGCAACGTCACACAGACAGCGCCGTATTTCCACAACGGTACGGTCTGGAGCCTTAAAGAGGCGATCCAGGAGATGGGACGTATTCAGCTGGGCGTCAAGATCAGTGATAAAGATGCTGCCTCTATCGAGACCTTCCTGAAAGCACTGGACGGAAGAAAACCTGAAATCGTATTGCCGATATTGCCGGCCAGCACTGAAGCGACACCGAAACCGGACGTCAACTAA
- a CDS encoding response regulator transcription factor, with amino-acid sequence MSKKAKLLLLEDESALNETITEFLEEEGYEVVSVFDGDEAEEKLYETPFDLLLLDVNVPGVDGFSLLRSARKAGTKTPAIFLTSRSALADLEDGFESGADDYLRKPFALKELLLRIENLLKRTFHHDNSNRIELGENLYYDTAALALYKDGEMVTLGDKENRLLKLFIQRKGELVVHEVIKEQLWDFDEMPSDDALRTYIKHLRQILGKERIVSHKRLGYQFR; translated from the coding sequence ATGAGTAAGAAAGCCAAACTGCTTCTTTTGGAAGATGAGAGCGCTCTCAATGAGACGATCACCGAATTTTTGGAAGAAGAGGGGTATGAGGTTGTTTCTGTCTTTGACGGTGATGAGGCGGAAGAGAAACTCTATGAGACACCGTTTGACCTGCTGCTTTTGGATGTCAATGTCCCCGGGGTGGATGGTTTCAGTCTGTTGAGATCGGCACGAAAAGCAGGCACGAAGACCCCCGCGATTTTTCTTACCTCGCGCAGTGCTTTGGCCGACCTTGAAGACGGGTTTGAGAGCGGAGCTGATGACTACCTCCGCAAGCCCTTTGCTCTTAAAGAGCTTCTTCTGCGCATTGAAAATCTGCTCAAACGCACATTTCATCACGACAACAGCAACCGGATTGAGTTGGGAGAGAATCTTTATTATGATACCGCCGCATTGGCACTTTATAAAGACGGCGAGATGGTCACCCTCGGGGACAAGGAAAACCGCCTGCTAAAACTTTTTATACAGCGAAAAGGGGAGTTGGTCGTTCATGAGGTAATCAAAGAGCAGTTGTGGGATTTTGATGAAATGCCAAGCGACGATGCGCTTCGTACCTACATCAAACATCTGCGACAGATTCTGGGAAAGGAACGCATTGTCAGCCACAAACGACTCGGGTATCAATTTCGCTGA
- a CDS encoding L,D-transpeptidase family protein, with protein MKYFTKLFLPLFLTFDFACASEQLLLIESNDFNTTHAVLTRYESRADSYVQVGEQIPVNLGRNGLAWGLGESGFKGKAGEPLKQEGDGRSPAGIFTISRAFGYAAQFKTKMPYIQADAALICVDDSQSDDYNTILDRNESDSPKSFEWMKREDDLYKIGLVIEHNSVGKKGAGSCIFFHIQKSEDAPTAGCTAMREEDLNTIMTWLDPAKKPIVVQIPRSYCSQAESLYRGIHCPVK; from the coding sequence ATGAAATATTTTACAAAGCTTTTTTTACCTCTTTTTTTAACCTTTGATTTTGCCTGCGCATCTGAACAGTTGCTCTTGATAGAGAGCAATGATTTCAATACAACACATGCCGTGTTAACACGTTATGAAAGCCGCGCGGACAGCTACGTACAGGTAGGCGAACAGATCCCCGTCAACCTTGGCCGAAACGGTCTGGCCTGGGGGCTTGGCGAAAGCGGTTTTAAGGGCAAAGCAGGTGAACCTCTCAAACAGGAGGGGGACGGACGCTCCCCTGCAGGAATATTTACAATATCCAGAGCCTTCGGTTATGCAGCGCAGTTCAAAACAAAAATGCCCTATATCCAGGCAGATGCAGCGCTTATCTGTGTCGACGACAGCCAATCGGATGATTACAATACGATCCTCGACAGAAACGAAAGTGACAGTCCGAAAAGTTTTGAGTGGATGAAAAGAGAAGACGATCTCTACAAAATAGGCTTGGTCATCGAGCATAACAGCGTGGGGAAGAAGGGTGCAGGTTCGTGCATCTTTTTTCATATACAAAAATCCGAGGACGCCCCGACAGCGGGATGCACTGCCATGAGAGAAGAGGATCTCAACACCATCATGACCTGGCTTGATCCTGCCAAAAAACCGATAGTCGTCCAGATACCCCGAAGCTATTGTTCACAGGCCGAAAGTCTTTATCGCGGCATCCACTGTCCGGTGAAATGA
- a CDS encoding glycosyltransferase, whose translation MLTYNHEKYIAQALDSVLMQKVDFKYEIVVGEDCSTDRTRTILLEYKEKYPHIFKLILHEKNVGAAKNIQAVDRACRGEYIAVLEGDDYWTDPHKLQIQVDEMRKYPDCHMSFHPALEVWEDKRRKNQITGRQAEGNRVFTTREIIKGGGSFCPTASLIFKRDVFDNLPQWFYEAPIGDYFAQIFGSLHGGALYIARPMSVYRRNAPGSWSVTNTHMARQEQYLKDLLVSFDNLECYLDNEFHDDINLKRSKVYLKLAVLYLQQNKFKACHEAITQSHRLANNKSLKLRTCYYLRKFPRFLQGIWKLNFFIKKHTRII comes from the coding sequence ATGCTTACCTACAATCATGAAAAGTATATTGCACAGGCACTTGACTCCGTCTTGATGCAAAAGGTGGATTTCAAATACGAGATCGTCGTTGGAGAGGACTGCTCGACTGACAGAACGAGAACGATCCTACTGGAGTATAAAGAAAAATATCCCCATATATTCAAGCTGATACTGCATGAAAAAAATGTTGGGGCCGCAAAAAATATCCAGGCCGTTGACCGGGCGTGCCGGGGTGAGTATATCGCCGTACTTGAGGGGGACGACTACTGGACAGACCCCCATAAGCTTCAAATTCAGGTCGACGAGATGCGTAAATACCCCGACTGTCACATGAGTTTTCACCCGGCGCTTGAAGTGTGGGAGGATAAACGCAGGAAAAACCAAATCACCGGCAGACAGGCAGAAGGGAACAGAGTCTTTACGACCCGTGAAATCATAAAGGGTGGCGGCAGTTTTTGCCCGACCGCATCCCTAATTTTCAAGAGAGACGTTTTTGACAATCTCCCGCAATGGTTTTACGAAGCACCTATTGGCGATTATTTCGCGCAGATTTTCGGATCTTTACACGGGGGTGCGCTCTATATCGCCAGACCAATGTCGGTTTACAGGAGAAATGCTCCTGGCTCCTGGTCCGTGACCAATACCCATATGGCCCGACAAGAACAGTACCTTAAGGATTTGCTTGTGTCATTTGACAATCTGGAGTGCTATCTTGACAATGAATTCCATGACGACATCAACCTGAAAAGGTCAAAAGTGTATCTCAAACTGGCCGTCTTATACTTACAGCAAAATAAATTTAAAGCGTGCCATGAAGCTATCACTCAAAGCCACCGTTTAGCAAATAATAAATCACTGAAGCTACGTACCTGCTATTATTTGAGAAAATTTCCCAGATTTTTGCAGGGGATATGGAAACTTAACTTTTTCATTAAGAAACATACCCGTATCATTTAG
- a CDS encoding acyl-CoA acyltransferase: MNIKIRKATEGDAPLLAESMLESSRSGKKKGIFDVIFETSDKKELLALLEKLSVTETKSYCHFSNFLVASVNGEDAGFLCGYEPRIATHEIFAKAMQELGFDGTYQDRLSSYLLVEPEFDKKTFLLDFMAVKDEYHEFSVLKELVQKSLLTARLKGYRIVQTMVEIGSVEMMMVYKKLGFSVIDERRDKHYEAEYGRAGIVRLQIQL; encoded by the coding sequence ATGAATATTAAGATCCGCAAAGCAACGGAAGGTGATGCACCTCTTTTGGCAGAGTCGATGCTTGAAAGTTCACGTTCCGGTAAGAAAAAAGGGATCTTTGATGTCATCTTTGAAACCTCGGATAAAAAAGAGCTGCTCGCTCTTTTGGAAAAGCTTTCCGTGACAGAGACAAAAAGTTATTGCCATTTTTCCAACTTTTTGGTGGCAAGTGTCAACGGTGAAGATGCCGGTTTTCTCTGCGGGTATGAGCCGCGTATTGCTACGCATGAGATCTTTGCAAAAGCGATGCAGGAGCTTGGATTCGATGGAACGTACCAGGATCGTCTCTCTTCATATCTTTTGGTCGAGCCCGAGTTTGATAAAAAGACTTTTTTACTTGATTTTATGGCTGTAAAAGATGAGTATCATGAATTTTCAGTTTTAAAAGAGCTGGTGCAGAAAAGCCTGCTTACCGCCCGACTCAAAGGGTACCGTATTGTTCAAACCATGGTGGAGATCGGCTCTGTCGAGATGATGATGGTCTACAAAAAACTCGGCTTTAGTGTCATAGACGAACGCCGTGACAAACACTATGAAGCCGAATACGGCCGAGCAGGTATCGTACGTCTGCAAATACAACTATAA
- a CDS encoding AAA family ATPase has product MKTLIGQIDKIIFEQEGFFIGVLKSGEKVQGEYHESEVKNLVDAAVTLKGDYQEHQKHGKSFLFETIIVNQNELFFFLNRVVKGFPKKVTADLIEKFGEEGLVDILENDIERLLEFKGIKKKRLAKMQERWKQFRSLRELGGFLSPFGVTPGILSIIAGAMKEVQNPAEKIKNNPYILTSIRGIGFKRADEIALNMGVDPLSEKRISSAMDFALNDYCDQQGNSCVEKYLLFEQLDNLLGFSGQNNLYETVLLERVNDGTIYPLANHRYAPDRLYEAEKFLFDEFKRRAKVDNGVIVKDLESFVAKGGLQLGEQQREAVEVINSGKGILCLVGYAGTGKSTTARTILDVLAERYKPEAVITCALSGIASQRIAETTGYASATIQSLLVKYEDRDTLPYDVVLIDEASMINSLLFARLLSKVARDAVVIIVGDDAQLPPIGAGDVLSDLLRLELTPIVKLTRIYRQSEEQAIALIANDIRQGVIPNYNQAYDDFSFVHVDIENYYARRASASQSELAELRQENADAIVREIMYKAVSYIPKARRYLAQKEIKEYLNYFQVITPMKGGTLGVDNLNTVLQSYFNPKPKQLVKKGEREYRLLDKVVHTKNENMHSWSMEGFKNGEESSEKRIFNGMGGLLFKIDEEEELVYVVYPNEDTVVQYSYDQLKTHLMLSYALTIHKVQGMEYDVVVMPMSFSHFIMHNTKLLYTAITRAKHKCYIVGESGAFESACRRLDVTKRDTVMAELGGAS; this is encoded by the coding sequence ATGAAAACACTCATAGGCCAGATCGACAAGATTATCTTTGAACAGGAAGGTTTTTTCATCGGCGTCCTCAAGTCCGGCGAAAAGGTCCAGGGCGAGTACCACGAAAGCGAGGTCAAGAACCTAGTCGACGCCGCCGTGACGCTCAAGGGCGACTACCAGGAGCATCAGAAACACGGCAAATCCTTTCTCTTCGAGACCATCATCGTCAACCAGAACGAACTCTTCTTCTTCCTCAACCGCGTGGTCAAAGGCTTCCCGAAAAAGGTGACGGCCGACCTCATTGAGAAGTTCGGCGAAGAGGGGCTGGTCGACATACTTGAAAACGACATCGAGCGCCTTCTGGAGTTCAAGGGAATCAAGAAAAAACGGCTGGCCAAGATGCAGGAGCGCTGGAAACAGTTTCGTTCCCTTCGCGAGCTGGGCGGTTTCCTCTCCCCCTTCGGCGTGACGCCCGGTATCCTCTCCATCATTGCTGGTGCGATGAAGGAGGTGCAGAACCCTGCCGAAAAGATCAAAAACAACCCCTACATTCTCACCTCTATCCGGGGTATCGGTTTCAAACGGGCCGACGAGATCGCACTCAACATGGGGGTGGACCCGCTTTCCGAAAAGCGCATCAGCTCGGCGATGGACTTCGCCCTCAACGACTACTGCGACCAGCAGGGGAACTCCTGTGTCGAGAAGTACCTTCTTTTCGAACAGCTCGACAACCTGCTCGGCTTCAGCGGTCAAAACAACCTTTACGAAACGGTGCTTCTGGAGCGGGTGAACGACGGCACCATCTACCCGCTTGCCAATCACCGTTATGCCCCTGACAGACTCTATGAAGCCGAGAAGTTTCTGTTTGACGAGTTCAAACGCCGGGCCAAGGTTGACAACGGCGTGATCGTCAAGGACCTTGAGAGCTTTGTCGCCAAAGGCGGTCTGCAGCTGGGTGAGCAGCAGCGCGAAGCGGTCGAGGTGATCAACAGCGGAAAAGGGATACTCTGCCTGGTCGGTTACGCCGGAACGGGGAAAAGTACAACGGCCCGCACCATTCTGGATGTACTGGCCGAGCGTTACAAGCCCGAGGCGGTCATCACCTGTGCCTTGAGCGGGATCGCCTCGCAGCGTATCGCCGAGACAACGGGTTATGCCAGCGCGACGATCCAGAGCCTGCTGGTCAAATATGAAGACCGCGACACCCTCCCTTACGATGTCGTACTGATCGATGAAGCCTCGATGATCAACTCCCTGCTTTTCGCCCGTCTGCTTTCAAAAGTGGCGCGAGACGCGGTCGTGATCATCGTCGGTGATGATGCGCAGCTGCCGCCGATCGGTGCAGGCGACGTATTGAGCGACCTGCTCAGGCTTGAGCTGACACCGATCGTCAAACTGACCAGGATCTACCGCCAGAGCGAAGAACAGGCGATCGCACTGATCGCCAATGATATCCGCCAGGGTGTGATCCCGAACTACAATCAGGCGTATGACGATTTCTCGTTTGTTCACGTTGACATAGAGAACTACTATGCCAGACGGGCCAGCGCTTCGCAGAGCGAACTGGCAGAACTCCGGCAGGAGAATGCCGATGCGATCGTCCGCGAGATCATGTACAAAGCGGTCTCCTACATTCCCAAAGCGCGGCGATATCTGGCCCAAAAAGAGATCAAAGAGTATCTCAACTATTTTCAGGTGATCACGCCGATGAAGGGCGGGACACTCGGTGTGGACAACCTCAATACCGTGCTGCAGTCCTACTTCAATCCCAAGCCGAAACAGCTGGTCAAAAAAGGGGAGAGAGAGTACCGCCTGTTGGACAAGGTGGTGCACACCAAAAACGAGAACATGCATTCCTGGAGCATGGAGGGGTTCAAAAACGGCGAAGAGAGCAGTGAGAAGCGGATCTTCAACGGCATGGGCGGCCTTCTTTTCAAGATCGACGAGGAGGAAGAGCTGGTCTATGTGGTCTACCCCAATGAAGATACGGTGGTGCAGTACAGTTACGACCAGCTCAAAACCCACCTGATGCTCTCCTATGCGCTGACCATTCACAAAGTGCAGGGGATGGAGTACGACGTGGTGGTGATGCCGATGAGTTTTTCGCACTTCATCATGCACAACACCAAGCTCTTATATACCGCCATAACGCGGGCGAAGCACAAATGCTATATTGTCGGTGAAAGCGGTGCCTTCGAGTCGGCGTGCCGTCGCCTGGACGTGACCAAACGCGATACCGTCATGGCGGAACTCGGCGGAGCAAGCTAG